The following are encoded in a window of Lentisphaera araneosa HTCC2155 genomic DNA:
- a CDS encoding tetratricopeptide repeat protein: MKHFLLLTLMSYSVLALTVNKKIEENLAFEKYDQVIIDANQALLTETNRKQIASIMYYKAKALYHQGELEDAFEILKELVEDYNFEIDYEKVLNLQFEISNARYEKSGSSNFFGSSEEAIEFYEALIAQAPYSKGASTSMLRIGMLQQDDNDDIAAMSTYHKLIATYPKSDEAGYARIYIAQFNIFSMRGIHGNLELMREAKTQLRLFINQYNKHPLLSEAKDQLASLEEVEAERTYNLALFYLDPVHSRPAAAKRYLYKVVVDYPDTEAAVVAEAKLEKLDKSYKGEIKTRQISKKKNDDLQKKLEQQIFTPLAPQARDRSTRRIIVRPEDSKGKFLVPVEDLGLDLVPLENTDTVNKEEGEK, from the coding sequence GTGAAACACTTTCTCTTGTTGACCTTAATGAGCTATTCGGTCTTAGCTCTCACAGTCAATAAAAAAATTGAAGAAAACTTAGCCTTCGAAAAATATGATCAAGTCATCATTGATGCTAATCAAGCTTTGTTAACTGAGACTAATCGAAAGCAAATAGCCTCAATCATGTATTACAAGGCAAAAGCTCTCTATCACCAAGGTGAACTGGAAGATGCCTTTGAGATCCTTAAAGAACTTGTTGAAGATTATAACTTTGAAATTGATTATGAAAAGGTTTTAAATCTTCAATTTGAAATATCTAATGCGCGCTATGAAAAAAGTGGTAGTTCTAATTTCTTCGGTTCATCTGAGGAAGCGATTGAATTTTATGAAGCTCTCATTGCTCAAGCACCCTATTCAAAAGGTGCATCAACATCTATGCTGAGAATTGGCATGCTTCAACAAGATGATAATGATGATATTGCGGCAATGAGCACTTACCACAAACTCATAGCCACCTACCCAAAGTCTGATGAAGCGGGGTATGCAAGAATCTATATTGCACAATTTAATATTTTCAGTATGAGAGGTATTCACGGTAATTTAGAATTAATGCGTGAAGCTAAAACTCAATTAAGGCTTTTCATCAATCAGTACAACAAGCACCCCCTTCTTTCTGAAGCAAAAGATCAGCTTGCTAGCCTTGAAGAAGTTGAAGCCGAACGAACTTATAACTTAGCCCTCTTCTATCTCGATCCAGTACATTCCCGCCCTGCCGCAGCAAAACGCTACCTCTATAAAGTCGTTGTCGACTACCCTGACACTGAAGCCGCTGTAGTTGCAGAAGCTAAGCTGGAAAAACTCGACAAAAGCTACAAGGGCGAGATAAAAACTCGACAAATCAGCAAAAAGAAGAACGACGATCTACAGAAGAAATTAGAACAACAAATTTTTACCCCCTTAGCCCCTCAGGCAAGAGACCGTTCGACTCGTCGAATTATTGTTCGTCCTGAAGATAGTAAAGGTAAATTCCTAGTCCCAGTTGAAGATTTAGGACTTGATTTGGTTCCATTAGAAAATACTGACACAGTCAATAAAGAAGAAGGCGAAAAATAA
- a CDS encoding serine/threonine protein kinase yields MEEGQTIYHKELAEDDFHSSSQDHDYLDVFDTLPELNDRYRVRKIIGRGGNSTIVKARDLQLGRSVALKILKDQYKKKVKVSQRFINEALIMAYMQHPGIIPVYNLGKIGNNDVFYSMPIITGKTLRELYEDHNLKDLLKIFKTTCHTLAYAHEHNIIHRDIKPENIMMDEYQRVLLLDWGLARNLNEQEPQHDPMPEEKEMSRFEDKGDIRLTMNGEISGTPAYMAPEQTLGLGRSTSRGTDVFAMGIILYEILYGTHPFTREDSTNFRQIFNEIKNTTPHFPKRGRGGSLIHPSLVKICRRCLDKIPDQRYQDAIHLSEELDSFHKKIKKNALIKALLLICLFALCSSVTIFLYLNNYKTEVVKKDIQMCCMMLNRTKPSEEALNAVRLKLQMHKNDLHKADKKNLKFIVGRLQDLKSRGHQFESSLEILQKGALLP; encoded by the coding sequence ATGGAAGAAGGTCAAACCATCTATCACAAAGAACTTGCAGAGGACGACTTCCACAGCAGTTCTCAAGATCATGACTACTTAGATGTATTTGACACTCTTCCTGAACTTAATGATCGCTACCGCGTTCGCAAAATCATTGGGCGTGGTGGCAATTCTACTATTGTAAAAGCCCGAGACCTTCAACTTGGCCGTAGTGTTGCTTTAAAGATCCTCAAAGATCAGTACAAAAAAAAAGTCAAAGTCTCTCAGCGTTTTATCAATGAAGCCTTGATCATGGCCTATATGCAGCACCCAGGTATCATCCCCGTCTATAACCTGGGCAAAATCGGTAACAACGACGTTTTTTATTCTATGCCAATTATCACGGGTAAAACACTGCGTGAACTCTATGAAGATCATAATCTAAAAGACCTCTTAAAGATATTTAAAACGACTTGTCATACTTTGGCATACGCCCACGAACACAATATTATTCATCGTGATATCAAACCGGAAAACATTATGATGGATGAATATCAACGTGTCCTCTTACTCGATTGGGGCTTAGCTCGAAACCTCAATGAACAAGAACCACAGCACGACCCCATGCCCGAGGAAAAAGAAATGAGTCGCTTTGAGGATAAAGGCGACATTCGTTTAACGATGAACGGAGAAATAAGTGGAACGCCTGCTTATATGGCTCCAGAGCAAACACTCGGTTTAGGTCGAAGTACGAGTCGAGGTACAGATGTTTTTGCAATGGGAATCATTCTCTACGAAATCCTCTATGGCACACACCCCTTCACAAGGGAAGATTCCACCAACTTTAGACAAATCTTTAACGAGATAAAAAATACCACACCTCACTTTCCAAAGCGCGGTAGAGGAGGAAGTCTTATCCACCCTTCGCTCGTGAAAATTTGTCGCCGTTGCCTAGATAAAATCCCCGACCAACGTTATCAAGATGCGATACATTTAAGCGAAGAACTCGACTCTTTTCATAAAAAAATTAAAAAGAATGCTCTGATAAAAGCCCTCCTGCTTATATGTCTATTTGCGCTTTGCTCATCCGTGACTATTTTCCTTTACCTTAATAACTACAAAACTGAAGTAGTGAAGAAGGATATACAAATGTGTTGTATGATGTTAAACCGAACAAAACCTTCTGAAGAGGCACTTAATGCGGTGAGATTGAAGTTGCAAATGCATAAAAACGATTTACATAAAGCTGATAAAAAGAACTTAAAATTTATTGTTGGCCGACTGCAAGACCTAAAATCTAGAGGTCATCAGTTTGAGTCATCTTTAGAAATACTGCAAAAAGGAGCCTTGTTGCCGTGA